The following proteins come from a genomic window of Yinghuangia sp. ASG 101:
- a CDS encoding response regulator, translating into MPAQPGPQGPPRDEPIRVLVVDDHALFRRGLEIVLAAEPDIEVVGEAGDGAEAVEAAQDLLPDIVLLDVRMPRRGGIEACTAIKEVAPSARIIMLTMSDDEADLYDAIKAGATGYLLKEISTDEVATAIRAVADGQSQISPSMAAKLLTEFKSMIQRDDERRLVPAPRLTDREIEVLRLVATGKNNRDIAKILFISENTVKNHVRNILEKLQLHSRMEAVVYAVREKILEIH; encoded by the coding sequence GTGCCCGCGCAACCCGGGCCGCAGGGCCCGCCGCGGGACGAGCCGATCAGAGTCCTCGTGGTGGACGACCACGCGCTGTTCCGGCGCGGCCTGGAGATCGTCCTCGCCGCGGAACCGGACATCGAGGTCGTCGGCGAGGCCGGCGACGGCGCGGAGGCGGTCGAGGCGGCCCAGGATCTGCTGCCCGACATCGTGCTGCTGGACGTCCGCATGCCCCGGCGCGGCGGCATCGAGGCGTGCACGGCGATCAAGGAGGTCGCCCCGAGCGCGCGCATCATCATGCTGACGATGAGCGACGACGAGGCCGACCTCTATGACGCCATCAAGGCCGGCGCGACCGGCTATCTCCTCAAGGAGATATCGACCGACGAGGTCGCCACGGCGATCCGCGCGGTCGCCGACGGCCAGTCGCAGATCAGCCCGTCGATGGCGGCCAAGCTGCTCACCGAGTTCAAGTCGATGATCCAGCGCGACGACGAGCGCCGCCTCGTGCCCGCGCCGCGCCTGACGGACCGGGAGATCGAGGTCCTGCGGCTCGTCGCGACGGGAAAGAACAACCGCGACATAGCGAAGATCCTGTTCATCAGCGAGAACACCGTGAAGAACCACGTCCGCAACATCCTGGAGAAGCTGCAGCTGCACTCCCGGATGGAGGCGGTCGTCTACGCGGTGCGCGAGAAGATCCTCGAGATCCACTGA
- a CDS encoding winged helix-turn-helix domain-containing protein — MPSLTPPPPVHTLTADDARRIVLRAQGVLGAQERRSGVYGVLGRLGAVQLDTISTLARSHELVPYARLGAVGRAAVERAYWANGVAFEYWSHAACVLPMSSWPHFAFRRRRYRDRGHLWGHQVSAEAYRAVVDRLRAEGPLTATELGGAKNKGEWWDWSDTKIAVERALAFGDVVCVRRTGWKRVYDLAERAVPGDLFARDPDDADCVRELVDLAGRQLGVATTADLMDQYRLTRAQVETALPHTPLVPVAVEGWADAHGRRTAAGPRRAASHGSPPVAAWAHPAALASAPKGRHRTTLLSPFDSLVWDRPRTARVFGFTHRLEAYVPKAKREHGYFVMPLLAGGRLLGRVDPAREGRTLVARQLSFEVAPGSARVADKTLAAMADALREAATWVGCDSVRLEKVTPEPARIPLAALLA; from the coding sequence GTGCCTTCCCTGACCCCGCCCCCGCCCGTCCACACCCTCACCGCCGACGACGCGCGCCGCATCGTCCTGCGCGCCCAGGGCGTCCTGGGCGCGCAGGAGCGGCGGTCCGGCGTGTACGGCGTGCTCGGCCGCCTCGGCGCCGTCCAACTGGACACCATCTCGACACTCGCGCGATCCCACGAACTCGTGCCGTACGCGCGCCTCGGCGCGGTCGGCCGGGCCGCGGTCGAGCGGGCGTACTGGGCGAACGGCGTCGCCTTCGAGTACTGGTCGCACGCCGCGTGCGTGCTGCCGATGTCGTCCTGGCCGCACTTCGCGTTCCGCAGGCGCCGGTACCGCGACCGAGGGCACCTGTGGGGGCACCAGGTGTCGGCCGAGGCCTACCGCGCCGTGGTCGACCGGCTCCGTGCGGAGGGCCCGCTGACCGCGACCGAGCTGGGCGGCGCGAAGAACAAGGGCGAGTGGTGGGACTGGAGCGACACCAAGATCGCCGTCGAACGGGCGCTGGCCTTCGGTGACGTGGTGTGCGTTCGGCGCACCGGCTGGAAGCGCGTCTACGACCTGGCCGAACGCGCCGTCCCCGGGGACCTGTTCGCGCGTGACCCCGACGACGCGGACTGCGTCCGCGAGCTGGTCGACCTCGCCGGGCGGCAGCTCGGCGTCGCCACCACCGCCGATCTGATGGACCAGTACCGCCTCACCCGCGCCCAGGTCGAGACCGCGCTGCCGCACACGCCGCTGGTGCCGGTCGCGGTGGAGGGCTGGGCCGACGCCCACGGACGCCGGACGGCTGCCGGGCCCCGGCGCGCGGCCTCACACGGCAGCCCGCCGGTCGCGGCGTGGGCACACCCGGCCGCACTGGCCTCGGCGCCCAAGGGCCGCCACCGCACCACGCTGCTGTCGCCGTTCGACTCCCTGGTGTGGGACCGGCCGCGCACCGCGCGGGTGTTCGGCTTCACGCACCGCCTTGAGGCGTACGTCCCCAAGGCCAAGCGCGAGCACGGCTACTTCGTCATGCCGCTCCTCGCGGGCGGACGCCTGCTCGGCCGCGTCGACCCGGCCCGCGAGGGCCGCACGCTGGTCGCCCGGCAGCTGTCGTTCGAGGTCGCGCCCGGCTCGGCGCGCGTCGCGGACAAAACCCTCGCGGCGATGGCCGACGCCCTGCGCGAGGCGGCGACGTGGGTGGGCTGCGACAGCGTGCGGCTGGAGAAGGTCACCCCCGAGCCGGCCCGGATCCCGCTGGCCGCGCTGCTCGCCTGA
- a CDS encoding GNAT family N-acetyltransferase — translation MEPVEIAAGKYQLRPWSLGDIEAARVALGDPDIRRWRAPSPPGDDTRGDPHEWLRRRVGFWAEGRHACFLVMDAVTGDVLGDVSVQHIDTTQACAEVGYWVMPHARGAGIATHAVGTATRWAFGALGLHRISLTHAVANTASCAVARRCGFALEGVMREAFPSGDGVFLDEHLHARLATDPPVPAR, via the coding sequence ATGGAACCCGTGGAGATCGCCGCCGGCAAGTACCAGCTCCGCCCGTGGAGCCTCGGGGACATCGAGGCCGCCCGGGTCGCGCTCGGCGATCCCGACATCCGGCGCTGGCGGGCGCCGAGCCCGCCCGGCGACGACACCCGCGGCGATCCGCACGAGTGGCTGCGCAGACGCGTCGGGTTCTGGGCCGAGGGCCGCCACGCCTGCTTCCTCGTGATGGACGCGGTGACCGGGGACGTTCTCGGCGACGTGAGCGTGCAGCACATCGACACCACGCAGGCCTGCGCGGAGGTCGGCTACTGGGTGATGCCGCACGCGCGCGGCGCGGGGATCGCGACGCACGCGGTGGGCACCGCGACGCGGTGGGCCTTCGGCGCGCTGGGGCTGCACCGGATCTCGCTGACCCACGCGGTGGCCAACACGGCGTCGTGCGCGGTCGCCCGGCGCTGCGGATTTGCACTCGAAGGCGTGATGCGCGAGGCCTTCCCGAGCGGCGACGGCGTATTCCTGGACGAACACCTCCACGCCCGGCTCGCCACCGACCCGCCCGTCCCGGCACGCTAG